The following proteins come from a genomic window of Mariniflexile sp. TRM1-10:
- the purE gene encoding 5-(carboxyamino)imidazole ribonucleotide mutase — protein sequence MNKVGVIMGSKSDLPVMQDAIDILKDFNIEVEVDIVSAHRTPEKLFDYGKQAHTKGFAVIIAGAGGAAHLPGMIASLSPLPVIGVPVKSSNSIDGWDSVLSILQMPGGVPVATVALNGAKNAGILAAQIIGSNDPAVLNKIIDYKESLKQKVYESAKDLK from the coding sequence ATGAATAAAGTAGGAGTTATTATGGGAAGCAAAAGCGATTTGCCAGTAATGCAAGACGCTATTGATATTTTAAAAGATTTTAATATTGAAGTTGAAGTTGACATTGTTTCGGCTCACCGCACCCCAGAAAAACTATTCGATTATGGTAAACAGGCGCACACCAAAGGTTTTGCAGTTATTATAGCTGGCGCTGGAGGTGCAGCACATTTACCAGGCATGATTGCGTCTTTATCGCCACTACCTGTTATTGGAGTACCTGTAAAAAGCAGCAATTCTATTGATGGGTGGGATTCTGTATTATCCATTCTACAAATGCCAGGTGGTGTTCCCGTAGCAACGGTGGCATTAAACGGTGCAAAAAACGCTGGGATATTAGCCGCTCAAATTATAGGCTCAAACGACCCTGCTGTTTTAAACAAAATAATAGACTATAAAGAATCTTTGAAACAAAAGGTTTACGAATCGGCTAAAGATTTAAAATAA
- a CDS encoding GbsR/MarR family transcriptional regulator: protein MDYKEAKIKFISTWGSLGSLWGINKAMAQIQALLFISTKPLSMEEIMEELQISRGNTSMNLRQLMDWGIVTKELIPGERKEYFYTEKDVQELARIVAKERSRREIKPVIKVLNDVSSIKDDGTEKTKELIKQTKALHDLTETADAIINKLVNQQQNWITKSLLKLFT from the coding sequence ATGGATTACAAGGAAGCAAAAATAAAATTTATAAGCACTTGGGGAAGTTTAGGTTCCCTTTGGGGTATTAACAAAGCCATGGCACAGATCCAAGCATTGCTTTTTATCTCAACCAAACCATTATCCATGGAAGAAATCATGGAAGAACTTCAAATTTCCCGTGGAAATACCAGTATGAATCTACGTCAGTTAATGGATTGGGGTATTGTTACCAAAGAACTTATCCCTGGTGAGCGCAAAGAATATTTTTACACGGAAAAAGACGTGCAAGAATTGGCGAGAATCGTTGCAAAGGAACGCAGTCGTAGAGAAATTAAACCCGTGATTAAAGTTTTAAACGATGTGTCTTCTATTAAAGATGATGGTACAGAAAAAACTAAAGAGTTAATTAAGCAAACCAAAGCATTACACGATTTAACAGAAACAGCCGATGCTATAATTAACAAACTTGTAAACCAACAACAAAATTGGATCACAAAATCTTTATTAAAATTATTCACCTAA
- a CDS encoding sigma-70 family RNA polymerase sigma factor encodes MSNHEINPNKWIDLYSDYLYNYTISRVSDREVAQDLVQDTFLAALKSMKNFKGEATERTWLISILKRKIIDRYRKVNSNKGKAEVRITYNADSETEGDWLEERVADPFDKTAEDTMQNNELGDAIFNCLSKLPEKQAQVFRMKTIEGYETEVICNELNITASNLWVIIHRARTAMAECLKENWF; translated from the coding sequence ATGTCTAACCATGAAATTAATCCCAATAAGTGGATCGATTTATATTCCGATTACCTATACAACTACACCATTTCGCGTGTTAGTGATAGAGAGGTGGCGCAAGATTTGGTACAAGATACTTTTTTGGCAGCCTTAAAATCGATGAAAAATTTTAAAGGTGAAGCCACCGAACGTACGTGGTTGATTTCTATTTTAAAGCGAAAAATCATTGACCGTTATCGTAAAGTAAATTCGAATAAAGGAAAAGCCGAAGTACGCATAACATATAATGCCGACAGTGAAACCGAAGGCGATTGGTTGGAAGAACGTGTAGCAGATCCGTTTGACAAAACTGCTGAAGACACCATGCAAAACAACGAACTTGGCGATGCTATTTTTAACTGTTTAAGCAAGTTGCCCGAGAAGCAAGCCCAGGTATTTAGAATGAAAACCATTGAAGGCTATGAAACTGAAGTTATTTGTAATGAACTAAATATTACGGCGTCTAACCTTTGGGTGATTATCCACAGAGCCCGTACCGCTATGGCAGAATGTTTAAAAGAAAACTGGTTTTAA
- a CDS encoding class I SAM-dependent methyltransferase: MEIKRKKFQGVLNILSFNRHFYIYGITALVLITISYLMYNWSNTLFWLIITAFIYGLIMPLIVSAYVYDFSGYYNFNWLKKLNIKDSNINKFININAGFDETSFIIKSHFIKSDLKVFDFYNEERHTEPAIIRARKVSLVYPETKKIKSDVIPLKDKSVDVIFLLSAAHEIRNNQERIQFLKECHRLCKPNGRVIMVEHLRDFPNFLAFSIGFTHFFSKNTWKKAFKSAGFSTFNEAKFTPFMSVFNCLP; this comes from the coding sequence ATGGAAATAAAAAGAAAAAAGTTTCAAGGGGTATTGAATATATTAAGTTTTAACAGACACTTTTATATTTATGGCATCACCGCTTTAGTCTTAATAACTATTAGCTACCTGATGTATAATTGGTCAAATACTCTGTTTTGGTTAATTATTACAGCTTTTATTTATGGTTTAATAATGCCATTAATTGTATCTGCTTATGTATATGATTTTTCTGGGTATTATAATTTTAATTGGTTAAAAAAACTAAATATTAAAGATTCAAATATAAATAAATTCATCAATATTAATGCTGGGTTTGATGAAACAAGTTTTATAATTAAAAGCCATTTCATAAAATCAGATTTAAAAGTATTTGACTTTTATAATGAAGAAAGACATACAGAGCCTGCAATTATAAGAGCTAGAAAAGTAAGCTTGGTCTACCCTGAAACTAAAAAAATAAAGTCTGACGTCATTCCTTTAAAAGATAAATCGGTTGATGTTATTTTTTTGCTTTCTGCAGCTCATGAAATAAGAAATAATCAAGAGAGAATACAGTTTCTAAAAGAATGTCACAGACTTTGTAAACCCAATGGAAGAGTAATCATGGTAGAACATTTACGCGATTTTCCAAATTTTTTGGCATTCTCAATTGGCTTTACACATTTCTTTTCTAAAAATACTTGGAAAAAAGCATTTAAAAGCGCTGGATTCTCGACATTTAATGAAGCAAAATTTACACCATTTATGTCAGTATTTAACTGTTTACCATAA
- a CDS encoding M3 family metallopeptidase, with protein sequence MIKNILLKPFETPYNSAPFSKIKNDHFLPAFEQCIEDAKIEIDAIANNIETPTFKNTIEALEFSGEQLDRISNIFFNLNSAETNDTIQKIALDVSPLLSEFSNDITLNEALFKRIKSVYDSKDNLNLTTEQHTLLDKKYKSFSRNGANLPEDKKEKLREIDKELSKLKLKFGENVLAETNKFDMLITDESELSGLPEGTIEAAKQLAESKEKEGWMFTLDYPSYIPFVTYADNRELRKKITLAAGSKGFNNDTLDNQDIVLKIARLRFERANLLGYKTHAHFVLEERMAKTPEKVESFLNELLEKAKPAAEKEFNTLQSFAKELHGIEQLEKWDGPYYSEKLKQKLFDLDDELLKPYFKLENVIDGAFTIANKLFDLNFEEIKDIDKYHEDVLTYKVTDNKGDLVSIFYADFFPRAGKRNGAWMTSFKPQSIKNEKNDRPHISIVCNFTKPTKSKPSLLTFNEVTTLFHEFGHALHGMLANTTYPSLSGTSVFWDFVELPSQIMENWCYEKDALSLFAKHYETGEIIPMDLVEKIKESATFQQGMQTLRQISFGLLDMSWHGNNPTNITNIKAHEVEAFKNTTLYPEVAENCMSTSFSHIFQGGYSSGYYSYKWAEVLDADAFEYFKEVGVFNKDVANKFKSNVLSQGGTEDPMILYKRFRGKEPQPEALLRRAGLI encoded by the coding sequence ATGATAAAGAACATCTTACTAAAACCATTTGAAACGCCTTATAATTCAGCACCATTTTCAAAAATTAAAAATGATCATTTTCTTCCTGCATTTGAGCAATGTATTGAAGACGCCAAAATCGAAATTGATGCTATTGCCAATAATATAGAAACTCCAACCTTTAAAAACACTATTGAAGCTTTAGAGTTTTCAGGTGAACAATTAGATAGAATTTCGAACATCTTTTTTAATTTGAATTCCGCCGAAACCAACGATACCATTCAAAAAATAGCGCTGGACGTATCGCCACTTTTATCCGAATTCAGTAATGACATCACCTTAAACGAAGCTCTTTTCAAACGTATAAAATCGGTTTACGATTCTAAAGATAATTTAAATTTAACCACAGAACAACATACATTACTTGACAAAAAATACAAGAGTTTTTCAAGAAATGGTGCTAATTTACCTGAAGATAAAAAAGAAAAACTTCGCGAAATAGACAAAGAATTGAGCAAGTTAAAGTTGAAGTTTGGAGAAAACGTATTAGCCGAAACCAACAAGTTCGACATGCTAATTACCGATGAATCTGAATTATCCGGATTACCTGAAGGCACTATTGAGGCCGCAAAACAGTTAGCAGAAAGCAAAGAAAAGGAAGGTTGGATGTTTACTTTAGATTATCCAAGTTATATTCCATTTGTTACCTATGCAGATAACAGAGAACTTCGTAAAAAAATAACACTTGCTGCAGGAAGCAAAGGATTCAATAACGATACTTTAGACAATCAAGACATTGTTTTAAAAATTGCAAGACTTAGGTTTGAACGCGCCAATTTATTAGGCTACAAAACCCATGCACATTTTGTTTTGGAAGAACGCATGGCAAAAACACCCGAAAAAGTTGAGAGCTTTTTAAATGAACTACTTGAAAAAGCCAAACCAGCTGCAGAAAAAGAATTTAACACCCTTCAAAGTTTCGCCAAAGAATTACACGGTATCGAGCAACTTGAAAAATGGGATGGCCCTTATTATTCAGAAAAATTAAAGCAAAAGCTCTTTGATTTAGATGATGAACTGTTGAAACCCTATTTCAAGCTTGAGAATGTTATTGATGGTGCTTTTACTATTGCAAATAAATTATTCGATTTAAATTTTGAAGAAATCAAAGACATCGATAAATATCATGAAGATGTTTTAACTTACAAAGTAACCGACAATAAAGGTGACTTAGTATCCATTTTTTACGCCGATTTCTTCCCTAGAGCAGGAAAACGTAATGGTGCGTGGATGACTTCCTTTAAGCCACAATCTATTAAAAACGAAAAAAATGACAGACCGCACATATCCATTGTTTGCAATTTCACAAAACCAACCAAAAGCAAACCATCACTATTAACTTTTAACGAAGTAACCACTTTATTTCACGAGTTTGGGCACGCTTTACACGGCATGCTTGCCAACACCACCTATCCTAGTCTATCTGGCACCAGTGTGTTTTGGGACTTTGTAGAGTTGCCTAGTCAGATTATGGAAAACTGGTGTTATGAAAAAGATGCCTTATCGTTATTCGCCAAGCATTATGAAACCGGTGAGATTATCCCCATGGATTTGGTTGAAAAAATAAAAGAGTCGGCCACTTTTCAACAAGGCATGCAAACTTTGCGTCAAATTAGTTTTGGTTTATTAGATATGAGTTGGCATGGTAACAATCCAACAAACATTACAAATATAAAAGCACACGAAGTTGAAGCGTTTAAAAACACCACATTATATCCAGAAGTTGCCGAAAACTGTATGAGTACGTCTTTTTCCCATATTTTTCAAGGCGGGTATTCATCAGGATATTATAGCTACAAATGGGCAGAAGTTTTAGATGCCGATGCTTTTGAATACTTTAAAGAAGTAGGTGTTTTTAACAAAGACGTTGCCAATAAATTCAAAAGCAATGTATTATCTCAAGGAGGAACAGAAGACCCTATGATACTTTACAAACGCTTTCGCGGAAAAGAACCACAGCCTGAAGCGTTACTGAGACGAGCGGGATTGATTTAG
- a CDS encoding DUF2071 domain-containing protein → MLKKNQQQYALPTLKNHPFAVEAFFESSLVLTFAVPKEQLQSLIPECLELDTFKDKYAFLAIAMVKTKKLRPKGLPEFMGNDFFLIGYRIFVRYTTLKGKRLRGLYIIKSETDKRKMAFMGNIFTHYDYTTTDINQTIKNDVNEIVSIDSNFKIEINNAEIEIINLPKNSPFENWKEARRFAGPLPFTFTYNKENKEVLIIEGVRKNWKPMPVKVIDYDIAFLKSLKLKNVVLANAFIIKNIPYYWKKGKKELWK, encoded by the coding sequence ATTTTAAAAAAAAACCAACAACAATATGCGCTTCCTACTCTTAAAAACCATCCGTTTGCCGTTGAGGCTTTCTTTGAAAGCTCTCTAGTCTTAACGTTTGCAGTCCCAAAAGAACAATTACAAAGTTTGATTCCAGAATGTCTAGAGTTAGATACTTTTAAAGACAAGTATGCTTTTTTAGCGATTGCAATGGTTAAAACAAAAAAGTTACGTCCAAAAGGGCTTCCTGAATTTATGGGCAATGACTTTTTTTTAATTGGTTATCGCATTTTTGTTCGTTACACAACCTTAAAAGGAAAGCGTTTACGCGGTTTATACATTATAAAATCTGAGACAGATAAAAGGAAAATGGCTTTTATGGGCAACATATTTACTCATTATGATTATACAACTACCGATATAAATCAGACTATAAAGAATGATGTGAATGAAATAGTTTCTATCGATTCAAACTTTAAAATTGAAATTAATAATGCAGAAATTGAAATTATTAATTTACCCAAAAACTCACCATTTGAAAACTGGAAAGAAGCAAGAAGGTTCGCTGGTCCGTTACCTTTTACCTTTACTTATAATAAAGAAAACAAAGAAGTATTGATAATTGAAGGCGTTAGGAAAAATTGGAAACCAATGCCTGTAAAAGTAATAGACTACGATATAGCATTCTTAAAATCTTTAAAACTAAAAAACGTAGTTTTAGCAAATGCATTTATTATTAAAAACATTCCATATTACTGGAAAAAAGGAAAAAAAGAATTATGGAAATAA
- the gcvP gene encoding aminomethyl-transferring glycine dehydrogenase: MNTNAFALRHIGPREDDQKLMLKTIGVDSLDQLIYETIPDDIRLKNGLNLDEPMTEYEYLLHIHELSKLNKAYKTYIGLGYHPTVLPAVIQRNILENPGWYTAYTPYQAEIAQGRLEALLNYQTMVMDLTGMEIANASLLDESTAAAEAMSLLFAVRERDQKKNNVNKFFVSENILPQTLSLLQTRATPIGIELVVGNEDTFGFSSEFFGAILQYPGKDGQVTDIKTFINKANGAQIKVAVAADILSLVKLEAPGKFGADVVVGTTQRFGIPMGYGGPHAAYFATKEAYKRDIPGRIIGVTKDTDGNRALRMALQTREQHIKRDKATSNICTAQVLLAVMASMYAVYHGPKGLKFIANKVHNTASTLAEALKTLGYNQINTDFFDTLQIKTDSKKIKKIAKEKKVNLFYPDKETVTISINETTSVRDLNYLISVFAEAAEKATIIITTISEGNNISENLKRTSDFLTLDVFNKYHSETELMRYIKMLERKDLALNHSMISLGSCTMKLNAASEMLPLSIFKWANIHPFVPKKQALGYLTVLKELEDQLTEITGFAATSLQPNSGAQGEYAGLMVIKAYHESRNEGHRNICLIPSSAHGTNPASAVMAGMKVVVTKSTTEGNIDVEDLREKAILHKDHLSCLMVTYPSTHGVYESAIKEITKIIHDNGGQVYMDGANMNAQVGLTNPGNIGADVCHLNLHKTFAIPHGGGGPGVGPICVAKQLVPFLPGNPVKKVGGKKAITAISAAPYGSALACLISYGYIKMLGAEGLTESTKIAILNANYIKHRLQGSFDTLYSGERGRAAHEMIVDCRPFKANGIEVTDIAKRLMDYGFHAPTVSFPVAGTLMIEPTESESKAEIDRFCDAMISIKKEIDQASKDDDNNVLKNAPHTLEMITSNEWYFPYTREEAAFPLDFVRDNKFWPSVRRVDDAYGDRNLICSCAPIEAYADA, from the coding sequence ATGAATACAAACGCTTTTGCATTGCGTCATATTGGACCTAGAGAAGACGACCAAAAACTTATGCTAAAAACTATTGGTGTAGACTCTTTAGATCAGTTAATTTACGAAACCATTCCAGACGATATTCGTTTAAAAAACGGCTTGAATTTAGATGAGCCTATGACAGAATATGAATATTTACTTCATATTCACGAATTATCGAAACTAAATAAAGCTTACAAAACCTATATTGGCTTAGGGTACCATCCAACCGTTTTGCCTGCCGTAATTCAAAGAAATATTCTTGAAAACCCGGGTTGGTATACCGCTTACACACCTTATCAAGCCGAAATTGCCCAAGGACGTTTGGAAGCGCTTTTAAATTACCAAACGATGGTAATGGATCTTACTGGTATGGAAATTGCCAATGCATCGCTTCTTGACGAAAGTACAGCCGCAGCAGAAGCCATGAGTTTATTGTTTGCCGTTCGCGAACGCGACCAAAAGAAAAACAACGTTAACAAGTTTTTTGTTTCTGAAAACATACTCCCTCAAACCTTGTCTTTACTTCAAACCAGAGCAACTCCTATTGGTATTGAATTGGTTGTTGGCAATGAAGATACATTTGGTTTTTCTTCTGAATTTTTCGGTGCTATTTTGCAATACCCAGGAAAAGACGGTCAAGTGACCGATATTAAGACATTTATTAACAAAGCGAATGGCGCACAAATAAAAGTGGCCGTAGCTGCCGATATTTTAAGCTTGGTTAAGCTAGAAGCTCCTGGGAAATTTGGAGCCGATGTCGTGGTTGGTACTACCCAACGTTTTGGAATTCCCATGGGATATGGCGGCCCACATGCTGCTTATTTTGCAACAAAAGAAGCTTATAAACGGGATATTCCCGGTAGAATTATTGGCGTTACCAAAGATACAGACGGCAATAGAGCCTTACGTATGGCGTTACAAACTCGCGAGCAACATATTAAACGTGATAAAGCAACTTCAAACATCTGTACTGCTCAAGTTTTATTAGCAGTTATGGCTAGTATGTATGCCGTATATCATGGCCCTAAAGGCTTGAAATTTATAGCCAACAAAGTACATAATACAGCATCTACGCTTGCTGAAGCTTTAAAAACATTAGGGTACAATCAAATAAATACTGATTTTTTTGACACACTTCAAATAAAAACAGATTCAAAAAAAATAAAAAAGATTGCCAAAGAGAAAAAGGTAAACTTATTTTATCCGGATAAAGAAACAGTTACTATCTCTATAAACGAAACGACTTCGGTTAGGGATTTAAACTATTTAATTTCTGTTTTTGCTGAAGCTGCGGAAAAAGCGACCATCATTATCACAACTATTTCTGAAGGCAACAACATTTCCGAAAACTTAAAAAGAACCTCCGATTTTTTAACCCTTGATGTGTTCAACAAGTATCATTCTGAAACCGAATTGATGCGTTACATAAAAATGTTAGAACGGAAGGACTTAGCTTTAAACCACTCCATGATTTCGTTAGGTTCTTGTACCATGAAACTAAATGCGGCATCAGAAATGTTGCCACTTAGCATTTTCAAGTGGGCAAATATCCACCCGTTTGTTCCTAAAAAACAAGCATTGGGCTATTTAACCGTTTTAAAAGAATTGGAAGACCAATTAACCGAAATTACTGGTTTTGCCGCTACATCTTTACAACCAAATTCTGGTGCTCAAGGTGAATATGCAGGCTTAATGGTTATAAAAGCGTATCATGAATCCCGTAATGAAGGGCACAGGAATATTTGTTTAATACCTTCTTCTGCTCACGGTACCAACCCTGCAAGTGCTGTTATGGCAGGCATGAAAGTGGTTGTAACGAAATCAACTACCGAAGGTAATATTGATGTTGAAGATTTACGTGAAAAAGCCATTTTACACAAAGATCATTTATCGTGTTTAATGGTTACATACCCATCAACACACGGTGTTTACGAATCGGCCATTAAGGAAATCACCAAAATCATCCATGATAACGGCGGACAAGTATATATGGATGGTGCTAATATGAATGCTCAAGTAGGCTTAACAAATCCTGGAAATATAGGGGCTGATGTTTGCCACTTAAACTTACACAAAACATTTGCTATTCCCCACGGTGGTGGTGGCCCCGGTGTGGGACCTATTTGTGTGGCCAAACAGCTCGTGCCATTTTTACCTGGAAATCCTGTTAAAAAAGTTGGTGGTAAAAAAGCCATTACCGCTATTTCTGCAGCGCCTTATGGTTCTGCGTTGGCTTGCTTAATTTCTTATGGTTATATAAAAATGCTTGGTGCAGAAGGTTTAACAGAATCGACCAAAATAGCTATTTTAAATGCCAATTATATCAAACACCGCTTACAAGGAAGTTTCGACACCTTATATTCTGGTGAACGTGGTCGTGCAGCACATGAAATGATTGTTGATTGTCGCCCATTTAAAGCGAATGGCATTGAAGTAACCGATATCGCAAAACGCTTAATGGATTATGGTTTTCATGCACCAACCGTGTCGTTCCCTGTTGCAGGAACCTTAATGATTGAGCCTACTGAAAGTGAAAGTAAAGCTGAAATTGACCGCTTTTGTGATGCCATGATTTCCATCAAAAAGGAAATTGATCAAGCTTCTAAAGATGATGACAATAATGTTTTGAAAAATGCGCCTCACACTTTAGAAATGATAACTTCAAACGAATGGTATTTTCCATACACACGTGAAGAAGCCGCGTTTCCGTTAGACTTTGTTAGAGACAACAAATTCTGGCCAAGCGTAAGACGTGTTGATGATGCTTATGGAGACAGAAATTTAATATGTTCTTGCGCACCAATTGAAGCATACGCCGACGCCTAA
- a CDS encoding type II toxin-antitoxin system death-on-curing family toxin, translating to MISKKLAIELNIIISEASGGSSGLRDEALLLSALNRPFQTFDDKDLYPSVIDKASAIFESIIINHPFIDGNKRMAYAFMRILLNEEGFNLDATQDEKYNFVIEASKGNMNFESIKNWILKHIKTIENE from the coding sequence ATGATTTCCAAAAAGTTAGCTATTGAGCTAAATATAATTATTTCTGAAGCTTCTGGAGGTTCCAGTGGACTAAGAGACGAGGCACTACTCCTATCTGCTTTAAATAGACCGTTTCAAACTTTTGATGATAAAGACTTATACCCTTCAGTTATAGACAAAGCATCTGCAATTTTTGAAAGTATTATAATAAATCATCCATTCATTGACGGAAATAAAAGAATGGCTTATGCATTCATGAGAATTTTATTAAATGAAGAAGGGTTTAATTTGGATGCAACCCAAGATGAAAAATACAATTTTGTAATTGAAGCATCCAAAGGCAACATGAATTTTGAATCCATAAAAAACTGGATTTTAAAACATATAAAAACAATAGAAAATGAATAA
- a CDS encoding 5-(carboxyamino)imidazole ribonucleotide synthase: protein MNYFSSNFKLGILGGGQLGKMLLNDTRKFDIYTCVLDASNEAPCKIASNEFHLGDLMDFEAVYNFGKQVDVLTIEIENVNVDALEALEKEGKKVYPSSKTLRTIQNKATQKLFYVDHNLPTAPFSRFAYTSEIKEAINNGGLSLPLVWKCAQFGYDGTGVKIVKTIQDLEGLPNVECIAENLVPFKNELAVIVARNASGETKTFPVVEMEFHPEANQVEYVICPARIPEAVAKKAVEVALKTSKAYNHVGLLAVEMFQTQNDDILINEVAPRPHNSGHQTIEASYTSQFEQHLRAILNLPLGRTDSKVGGVMVNLVGAEGFSGNVVYENMEAIMNLEGVTPHIYGKKQTRPFRKMGHVTIVNEDLNEARRIAEEVKKTIKVISE, encoded by the coding sequence ATGAATTACTTTTCTTCAAATTTTAAACTTGGTATTCTTGGTGGTGGTCAATTAGGTAAAATGTTACTTAACGACACTCGAAAATTTGATATTTACACCTGTGTTTTAGATGCGAGTAATGAGGCTCCTTGTAAAATTGCCAGCAACGAATTTCATTTAGGCGATTTAATGGATTTTGAAGCGGTTTATAATTTTGGAAAACAGGTTGATGTGCTTACAATTGAAATAGAAAACGTGAATGTTGATGCGTTAGAAGCACTTGAAAAAGAAGGCAAAAAGGTATATCCATCTTCAAAAACATTGCGTACCATTCAAAATAAAGCAACTCAAAAACTATTTTACGTAGATCATAATTTACCAACAGCACCGTTTTCACGATTTGCTTATACATCTGAAATTAAAGAAGCTATTAATAATGGTGGTTTATCACTTCCTTTAGTTTGGAAATGTGCGCAATTTGGATACGATGGTACTGGGGTTAAAATCGTAAAAACGATTCAAGATTTAGAAGGATTGCCTAATGTAGAATGTATTGCAGAAAACTTAGTGCCTTTTAAAAACGAATTGGCTGTTATTGTAGCTCGTAACGCATCGGGGGAAACCAAAACATTTCCAGTTGTTGAAATGGAATTTCACCCAGAAGCCAACCAAGTAGAATACGTTATTTGCCCTGCAAGAATCCCGGAGGCTGTTGCAAAAAAAGCGGTAGAAGTCGCCTTAAAAACTTCAAAAGCTTACAATCACGTCGGATTATTGGCTGTTGAAATGTTTCAAACGCAAAATGATGATATTTTAATAAACGAAGTGGCGCCAAGACCACATAATTCTGGTCATCAAACTATTGAAGCAAGCTACACGTCTCAATTTGAACAACATTTAAGAGCTATTTTAAATTTGCCTTTAGGAAGAACCGATAGCAAAGTAGGCGGTGTCATGGTAAATTTGGTGGGCGCCGAAGGTTTTAGTGGCAATGTTGTTTATGAAAATATGGAAGCCATTATGAATTTAGAAGGAGTTACACCACATATTTACGGCAAAAAACAAACCAGGCCTTTCAGAAAAATGGGACATGTAACCATTGTGAATGAAGATTTAAACGAAGCGCGACGTATTGCCGAAGAAGTTAAGAAAACCATTAAAGTAATAAGTGAATAA
- a CDS encoding UbiA prenyltransferase family protein: MKMLKRLFDFYINSSIHVALSVFSLTWITLLEYGISYDEALLSFVFFASISGYNFVKYFGIAKFHHRSLANWLKTIQIFSLLCFISMCYYVLQLRVNAMFFIVGLGLVTFFYAIPFLPKHLFLDSKNNLRNVGGLKVYLIALVWAGVTVFLPIINNDYTINADVVITGIQRFVFIIVLMLPFEIRDLMYDSLKLATIPQKIGVKQTKIIGVVLLGLFLFLEFFKAGTTTKSLLVSMLISVVISLFLLYSKKEQGTYYSSFWVEGLPVLWLFLMLLFK; this comes from the coding sequence ATGAAAATGCTAAAACGACTTTTTGATTTTTACATAAATAGTAGCATTCACGTGGCTTTATCGGTGTTTTCGTTAACATGGATCACACTTTTGGAATACGGTATTTCATATGATGAAGCGCTGTTGTCTTTTGTGTTTTTTGCTTCAATTTCAGGTTACAATTTTGTAAAGTATTTTGGAATAGCAAAATTTCATCATAGGAGTTTGGCAAATTGGCTGAAAACCATTCAGATATTTTCACTTTTATGCTTCATTTCCATGTGTTATTATGTATTACAATTACGTGTAAACGCCATGTTTTTTATTGTAGGTTTAGGGTTGGTGACTTTCTTTTATGCCATTCCGTTTTTACCAAAACATTTATTTTTAGACAGTAAAAATAATTTAAGAAATGTTGGAGGGCTCAAAGTATACCTGATTGCCTTGGTTTGGGCAGGTGTTACAGTGTTTCTTCCGATAATAAATAACGATTATACAATAAATGCAGATGTTGTGATTACAGGTATTCAACGTTTTGTTTTTATTATTGTCTTAATGTTGCCTTTTGAAATTAGGGATTTAATGTATGATAGTTTGAAATTGGCGACCATTCCACAGAAAATAGGGGTCAAGCAAACTAAAATTATAGGAGTTGTATTGTTAGGATTGTTTTTGTTTTTGGAGTTTTTTAAAGCTGGAACCACAACCAAAAGTTTGTTGGTTTCTATGCTAATAAGTGTTGTAATAAGTTTGTTTTTATTGTATTCTAAAAAGGAACAAGGAACATATTATAGTTCGTTTTGGGTAGAAGGTTTGCCTGTTTTGTGGCTTTTCTTGATGCTTTTGTTTAAATAA